The Pseudomonas hefeiensis genomic sequence CCAGTTCAAGGCAACGTTTGAGCAACATGTCCAGGACGATCGGACCGCCATGGCCTTGCAGTTCCAGCACGTCTTCGCCGGTGAACGAGTTGGGACCGGGGAAATACAAGGCCAGGCCTTCATCGAGCACCTGCTGGTCATCACTGAAAAACGGGCCGTAGTGAGCAAACCGCGGTTTGAGTTCCCGACCGCTGATGGCCTTGGCCGCGACGCTGGCCAAAGGTCCCGAAATGCGGACGATGCCGACTCCGCCGCGACCTTGGGCAGTTGCAACGGCGGCTATGGTTTCACGAGGTGCGCTCATAAACCGGTATCCAGACAAAAGTGGCAGATAGCAAAACGCCCCACTAGGGGGCGTTTTGTGTGGTTATCCACAGAGCAAGTTACGCCTCGGCTTTTTTCGCAGCCGCTTCGATCTTACGCGTGATGTACCACTGCTGGGTAATGGACAACACGTTGTTCACAACCCAGTACAGCACCAGACCCGCAGGGAACCACAGGAAGAAGAAGGTGAAGATAATCGGCATCATCTTCATGACCTTCGCCTGCATAGGGTCCGGAGGCGTTGGGTTCAGCTGCTGCTGGATGAACATGGTCGCGCCCATGATGATCGGCAGGATGAAGAACGGATCCTTGATCGACAGGTCGGTAATCCACAGCATGAACGGTGCCTGACGCATCTCCACGCTTTCCAGCAGAACCCAGTACAACGCCAGGAACACCGGCATTTGTACAAGAATCGGCAAGCAACCACCCAGCGGGTTGATCTTCTCTTTCTTGTACAGCTCCATCATGGCCTGGGACATTTTCTGCCGGTCATCGCCATGTTGTTCTTTCAGGGCGGCCAGTTTCGGTGCCACTGCGCGCATGCGGGCCATGGATTTGTAGCTGGCGGCCGACAACGGGAAGAAGATCCCCTTGATCAGCATGGTCAGGAAGATGATCGACCAACCCCAGTTACCGACGATGCTGTGGATATGTTGCAGCAGCCAGAAGATCGGCTGGGCAATGAACCAGAGGAATCCATAGTCCACGGTCAGTTCCAGACCTGGGGACAACTCTTTCAACACCGCTTGGCTTTTTGGACCGGCATACAGGATGGCGCTGGTTTCGACTTGTGCACCTGGTGCAGCGGTCAATGCCGGGCCGGTATAACCGACGATGTAGTTGCCTTTGCTGTCTTTACGCGTTTGGACGACGTTGTTCTCGCCTTTCTGCGGGATCCAGGCGGTTACAAAATAGTGCTGCAACCAGGCAACCCAGCCACCTTGTACGGTTTCCTTGAGCTGCGCCTTGTCCATGTCTTTCATGGACACTTTCTTGTACGGCTCCGAACTTGTCCACAGGGCGGCGCCCAGGTAAGTGGCGGTGCCAGTAGCAGTGCTCGAGGACGGATCGGAACTGGCGTCGCGCTTCAGTTGCGCGAACATCGCACCAGACCAGGGCTGTGCGCTCTGGTTGTCGATCAGGTAGGAAACAGTCACGTCGTACAGGCCACGTTTCAAAGTGAAACGTTTGATGTAATTGACGCCGTCTTTGCTGAACTTCAGGTCCACGACCAATTGGTCCTGTCCATCAGCCAGTTGATAGGACTTCTTCTCGGCGGAGTAAACCGGGCGACCGGCCGGGTTTGCGTCCGGGCCGTTGGTGCCGATCAGACCACTTTGGGCCAGATAGGTCCGCTCGTTGCCGTTATCGAACAGCTGGAATGGAATTTCCGGATGATCCTGGCGGCGCGGATACAACGGCAGCTTCAGTTGAGCGACGTCACCACCTTGTGGATCGATTGCCAGTTCGAGTACGTCCGTCCTGATCTGGATCAGATCCTTGCTTGCAGCCACAGGGGCTTCGGCAGGGGCAGTGGTATCGCTTGCCGCGCGCGGGATGTCGTCATTGCTGGCGGCATTGTTGCCAGTCGTGGTGTCCGGCAAGCTCGGTGCGGTATTGCTGGCTGCAACATTCTGAGTCGGCAGGGCAGCCTGACCATAGTCCTGGTTCCATTTAAGAACCATTACGTAGGACACGATTGCCAGGGCGACGATCAGGATCGTGCGTTTGATATCCATGATTACTCGGCCATCGAAGAAGAACGGGAGGTAGGGATAGGCGGAACCGGGTCATAACCGCCGGGATTCCACGGATGACAGCGACCTAAACGACGAAAGGTCAGCCAGCCACCGCGCAGAAGGCCATGGTTTTCTATGGCTTCATACGCGTAGCAGGAACAACTGGGGTAGAAACGACAGTGACTGGCCATCAGGGGACTAATGGCGTAGCGATAAAACTGGATCGGAACGAGTGCCAGTTTACGCATCAGGACTGTCTACCCCTACAGTTTCGGTGTTGACTGCTGGCGGTGCCGGCTTGTTACGAGCCAGGCGCTTCCAGAGCTTGCCGAAATGCTGAATCAATTCGGGGCTTTCTACGTCGCCCAAACCTTTGCGCGCGACGATAACAATGTCCCAGCCGATCAGTGAATCCTGATTCAGGCGAAACGATTCGCGCATCAGACGTTTGAGGCGATTGCGCTGAACGGAGAGCTTGACGCTCTTTTTTCCGATAACCAG encodes the following:
- the yidD gene encoding membrane protein insertion efficiency factor YidD, encoding MRKLALVPIQFYRYAISPLMASHCRFYPSCSCYAYEAIENHGLLRGGWLTFRRLGRCHPWNPGGYDPVPPIPTSRSSSMAE
- the rnpA gene encoding ribonuclease P protein component; translated protein: MSQDFSREKRLLTPRHFKAVFDSPTGKVPGKNLLLLARSNDLDHPRLGLVIGKKSVKLSVQRNRLKRLMRESFRLNQDSLIGWDIVIVARKGLGDVESPELIQHFGKLWKRLARNKPAPPAVNTETVGVDSPDA
- the yidC gene encoding membrane protein insertase YidC — encoded protein: MDIKRTILIVALAIVSYVMVLKWNQDYGQAALPTQNVAASNTAPSLPDTTTGNNAASNDDIPRAASDTTAPAEAPVAASKDLIQIRTDVLELAIDPQGGDVAQLKLPLYPRRQDHPEIPFQLFDNGNERTYLAQSGLIGTNGPDANPAGRPVYSAEKKSYQLADGQDQLVVDLKFSKDGVNYIKRFTLKRGLYDVTVSYLIDNQSAQPWSGAMFAQLKRDASSDPSSSTATGTATYLGAALWTSSEPYKKVSMKDMDKAQLKETVQGGWVAWLQHYFVTAWIPQKGENNVVQTRKDSKGNYIVGYTGPALTAAPGAQVETSAILYAGPKSQAVLKELSPGLELTVDYGFLWFIAQPIFWLLQHIHSIVGNWGWSIIFLTMLIKGIFFPLSAASYKSMARMRAVAPKLAALKEQHGDDRQKMSQAMMELYKKEKINPLGGCLPILVQMPVFLALYWVLLESVEMRQAPFMLWITDLSIKDPFFILPIIMGATMFIQQQLNPTPPDPMQAKVMKMMPIIFTFFFLWFPAGLVLYWVVNNVLSITQQWYITRKIEAAAKKAEA